The Linepithema humile isolate Giens D197 chromosome 2, Lhum_UNIL_v1.0, whole genome shotgun sequence genome has a segment encoding these proteins:
- the LOC136996935 gene encoding fatty acid synthase-like, whose translation MGWHGSITNMCISYKDLYWKIPDEWSMEDAATILCAYGTCCYGLIVKANMKKSDTVLIHSGTGAVGQAAIHLAHHKGCEIFTTVDTPEKRKFIRDTFPFIPENHIGNSRDNSFEQMILSQTNGRGVDIILNSLAEEKLQTVMLDNIHSSKETKRTFEFGNGHKSSE comes from the exons ATGGGTTGGCATGG atCCATAACAAATATGTGCATATCTTACAAAGACTTATACTGGAAAATTCCGGACGAGTGGAGCATGGAGGACGCTGCAACGATTCTGTGCGCTTACGGCACGTGTTGTTACGGATTAATCGTCAAGGCGAATATGAAAAAGAGCGATACGGTACTTATCCACTCCGGTACCGGTGCCGTGGGCCAAGCTGCGATTCATCTAGCGCATCACAAAGGTTGCGAGATATTCACCACCGTTGACACTCCAGAAAAGCGAAAATTTATCAGAGACACGTTCCCGTTCATCCCAGAGAATCACATTGGAAATTCGCGCGACAACAGTTTTGAGCAAATGATACTTAGTCAGACCAACGGCCGTGGCGTAGACATTATATTGAACTCGCTCGCCGAAGAGAAACTCCAGAC CGTTATGCTGGATAACATTCACAGCTCCAAAGAAACTAAAAGAACGTTTGAATTCGGTAATGGCCATAAATCTAGCGAATAG